The nucleotide sequence TCGTCCGCTCCGAGCAGATGTGCCGCGGCCGCTGCGGCACCGATGGTGCCCGCGGTCCCGGTGGTGTGGAAACCCCGGTCGTAGTGCGATGGCCAGAGCACCAGACCCAACCGCTCCTGCGTCTCGTACCCGGCGACGTAGGCGGTGACCAGATCCCGGCCGGTGACCTCGCGCCCGGCCACCGCGGCGGCGGACCAGAGCGCGGGCACCAGCGGTGCCGAGGGGTGCAGCCCGGATCCGGGGGCGTAGTCGTCGAAGTCGAGGACGTGCGCTGCGGACCCGTTGACCAGTGCGGCCGTCTGCGGGTCGGTGCGCCCGCCGCCCCACAACGCGGCGTCACCGGCCCCGGCGAACTCCTCACGGATCAACCGGACCACCGGCTCGTCCCGCCCCGCCAGTGCCACGCCGAGCGTGTCCAGCAGGCACAGCCCGACGATCGTCACGGCGTCGCGTGGCAGGTCGGCGAACCGCAGGCCCGCCGCCTCGGCAGCGAGCAGGCGCACCGTGGGCGGGTCGCCCATCCGTCCTGCCGTGTCGGCGATCATCGACGACGCTCCCCTCTGTCCCGGTCAGTCAACGTGAGGGTCCGGGCGGGAACGAGCGCCTGCGGTCGCGGCGGACCGGGACGAATGTCGCGGCTCGCGTCAGTCCCCGCCGAGTGCCGCGGGTACCCGGACACGGACCCGGGTCCCGACGCCGTCGGGGCCCGGTTCGAACGTCAGTGTGGCGCCGTGCCGGGTGGCGCGCTCCCGCATGGTCTGCATGCCGAAGTGCGCCCGGACCCCCGAGGGCTCCCCCAGCCCGACGCCGTCGTCGATCACCTCGACGACGAGATCGGCACCCGCGGCGGACACCTCGACCACGGCCGTCCGCGCCCTGGCGTGCTTGGCGACGTTGTTCAGACCCTCCTGGACCAGCCGGAAGAGGTCCTCCTCGACGGCCGGATCCAGGTGCAGGACCTCGGGGGCGAACAGCTCGACCGACACGCCGGTCGTGCGGGCGCACGATTCGGCCAGCGCGTCGAGAGCGCAGAGCAGTCCGCGCTCGCGCAGTTCCCGGGGGCGTCGCTGCTCGATCAGCGAACGCATCTCCCCCAGTGCCTCCTGGGCCAGCTCGCGGAGCTCCGCCAGGCCGGAGACCAGTGCCTCCCGGTCGACCGGCTCGTCGGTGCGGTCGAGACGCAGTTGCAATCCACGGGCCTGCAGGGTGAGGGAGAACAGCGCCTGGTTCACCGAATCGTGCAGGTCCCGGGCCAGCCGTTGCCGCTCGCCCTCCGCGGCCCGGAGCTGGAGCTGGGCCGACATCCGCGCGTTGTCCACCGCGATCGCCGCATGATCGGCCATGACCTCGAGGAACTGCACGTCCTCCGGCGTCGGACCGCTGCGGTCGGGGCTGAAGCCGGTCATCACCCCGATCGCGGTTCCCCGCACGATCAGCGGGACGGCGATGAAGGTGTCCCAGTCGTTGTCGGCCACGATGTTCTGGGTGGGCGCCCAGCGCGGATCACCGAGGACCCGGGCCTTCGACCCGGCGGCGATCACGGTCCGCCGGGCCCGGTAGGCGTCCAGCGTCGCCATCGGGGCTCCGTTGCGGCGGGCCTCTTCGACGCGCGCCGGATAGTCGGCGGGGAGCCCGGAGCGGCCGACGTGGCGCAGTGACTCGTCGACCGGGTCGACGAGGATGATCGCGCAGGTCGGGAGCCCGGTGACCGCGCGGACCTCGGAGGCCAGCAGGTCCAGGACGGTCGACAGGTCGGACTCGCGGGCGATCACCGAAGCCGCCTCGGCGAACGCGGCCGTTCGGCGGCCCTGGTCGGCCGTGTGCGACGTCATCGTGGCCCGCTCCGGGGGTCGGTGGACCCGACGACCGTAGACCGCCGGGCCTCGTGTCCACGAGCCCCGGCGGCCCGGCGGTCAGCGGGTGGTCTCCTCGACGGCGGCGGGAGCCGGCTTCTCCCCGACCTCGGTGAGGTCGACGTGATCGGTCCGCGGCATGGCCAGGGCGCAGCCGAGGGACACCAGCATGCCCACCAGAAGCAGGCCGATCACCCACACCGGGCTCAGCCCGGCGCCGATGAGCAGCGTCGCGAACAGCGGTCCGAAGCCACCGATCAGGGACGCCACCTGGTACGCCATGGACACCCCGGTGTAGCGCATCGAGCTCGGGAACAGCTCCGAATACAGCGCGGCGAGCGGGGCATAGCACAGCGAGTGGAACAGGAACACCAGGCAGAAGCTCGTCAGGATCAGCCCGTAGTCCCCCGAGTTGAGGAACGGCCAGATCAGCAGGCAGTTCAGGGTCTGCAGGCCGATGCCGGTCAGCAGCACGCGGCGCCGGCCGAATCGATCCGTGAGCAGTCCGGCCAGCGGGATGGCCACGAACGACACCGCGACGCCGATCATCGAGGCGTTGATCATCGCCGACTGGGTCTGCCCGAGGTCGCTCACGCCGTAGGACACGAAGAAGCTGATCATGACCTGCTGCAGCATGAACGCGCCGACGAACACACCGGCAGCGAGCATGACGGTCCCCGGGTAGCGGGTGAGCAGCGCCGTGATCGGCAGCTCCCGCCGCTCGGTGGGAGCCTCGGCCTGCAGCGTCTTCATGACGGGGGTCTCGTCGACCTTGAGCCGCATGTAGAACGCGAGCGCGAACAGCACCACGGTCACCCAGAACGGCACCCGCCAGCCCCAGGTCATGAACCCGTCGCCGGAGAGCGGAACCATGATCGCGTAGGCCACGAAGCCGAGCAGCACACCGGCCGAGGCCCCGGTCATCGTCGCGCTCCCCATCAGACCGCGCCTGCGGGCCGAGCTGTGTTCGGTGGTGAGCACCACCGAACCGCCCCACTCGCCCCCGACCGAGATGCCCTGCAGCAGCCGCAGCAGCACCAGGAGAACCGGTGCGGCCACACCGATCTGCGCCGTGGTCGGCAGGCAGCCGATCAGGAAGGTGGCCACCGCCATCAG is from Pseudonocardia autotrophica and encodes:
- a CDS encoding GAF domain-containing sensor histidine kinase; its protein translation is MTSHTADQGRRTAAFAEAASVIARESDLSTVLDLLASEVRAVTGLPTCAIILVDPVDESLRHVGRSGLPADYPARVEEARRNGAPMATLDAYRARRTVIAAGSKARVLGDPRWAPTQNIVADNDWDTFIAVPLIVRGTAIGVMTGFSPDRSGPTPEDVQFLEVMADHAAIAVDNARMSAQLQLRAAEGERQRLARDLHDSVNQALFSLTLQARGLQLRLDRTDEPVDREALVSGLAELRELAQEALGEMRSLIEQRRPRELRERGLLCALDALAESCARTTGVSVELFAPEVLHLDPAVEEDLFRLVQEGLNNVAKHARARTAVVEVSAAGADLVVEVIDDGVGLGEPSGVRAHFGMQTMRERATRHGATLTFEPGPDGVGTRVRVRVPAALGGD
- a CDS encoding MFS transporter, which encodes MDGNDVRAVGGSPAQARKVWVSSFLGATIEFYDFSIYSTASALVLAPLFFSGVSPSVGLTLSFATLAIGYAARPIGAVVFGHFGDRVGRKSTLIATIVLMAVATFLIGCLPTTAQIGVAAPVLLVLLRLLQGISVGGEWGGSVVLTTEHSSARRRGLMGSATMTGASAGVLLGFVAYAIMVPLSGDGFMTWGWRVPFWVTVVLFALAFYMRLKVDETPVMKTLQAEAPTERRELPITALLTRYPGTVMLAAGVFVGAFMLQQVMISFFVSYGVSDLGQTQSAMINASMIGVAVSFVAIPLAGLLTDRFGRRRVLLTGIGLQTLNCLLIWPFLNSGDYGLILTSFCLVFLFHSLCYAPLAALYSELFPSSMRYTGVSMAYQVASLIGGFGPLFATLLIGAGLSPVWVIGLLLVGMLVSLGCALAMPRTDHVDLTEVGEKPAPAAVEETTR